Proteins encoded within one genomic window of Alteribacter populi:
- a CDS encoding flagellar hook-associated protein 2, with the protein MSEMFRMGGLATGMDTHQMVEDLMKAERIPVDKMHQDRQILEWKQDAYRDVNLQMTQFRDSFRATGLGMQSTFLQKSVASSNEGVATATAVGNAPNTSVQLQVERLATATSWISADGEENAIAENVLEESVKDWGIDLDFNESGKAELAFEVKRPGGEFETVSLEIDEDDKVGDVLTKMNRSGLGVNAFLDENAAEGANAQVIMTMTESGSGSAMRLASADEEDYVPSTDSNAQKLMEALGFSFGEESGQLDVGAGSEGENSRFTLNGHTTERASNSFTINGINYELNGTTSGDERISITAQTDTDAIMDQILEFVEEYNELVDTINGTLREERFRDYHPLSDEERRAMTEREVEMWEEKAQSGLLRRDPALSSALSQMRMSMFSGLGDEATSVFNDLSEIGLVSSPDYMDGGKIILDTNSRTMPDGQRLNGEDRLRAAIESDPEELYQFFMGNGDSPADEGVLRKLRGTLDTTIDRVTERAGREGRTQQSYSLGREMMGMDDRISNFERRLQQTEQRYWNEFSALERAMAEANAQAEQMFSMLGGGGGMGM; encoded by the coding sequence ATGAGTGAGATGTTTCGTATGGGTGGACTAGCTACGGGGATGGACACGCACCAAATGGTAGAGGATTTAATGAAAGCGGAGCGAATTCCTGTTGATAAAATGCACCAGGACCGGCAAATTCTAGAGTGGAAGCAGGATGCGTATCGTGACGTGAATTTACAAATGACACAGTTTCGTGATTCGTTTCGTGCGACGGGTCTTGGAATGCAGAGTACATTTTTGCAAAAAAGTGTGGCGAGCTCGAATGAGGGTGTGGCAACGGCGACAGCAGTTGGAAATGCGCCAAATACGAGTGTGCAGCTTCAGGTCGAGCGGTTAGCAACGGCGACATCGTGGATTTCGGCTGATGGGGAAGAAAATGCGATTGCTGAAAATGTTCTTGAAGAGTCAGTGAAAGACTGGGGGATTGACCTCGACTTTAATGAGTCTGGAAAAGCGGAGCTTGCGTTTGAAGTGAAGCGTCCGGGTGGTGAGTTTGAGACGGTGAGTCTGGAAATTGACGAAGACGATAAAGTGGGCGATGTGCTCACAAAAATGAACCGGTCTGGTCTTGGGGTAAATGCGTTTTTGGATGAGAACGCGGCAGAGGGAGCGAATGCTCAAGTAATTATGACGATGACTGAAAGTGGGAGCGGATCTGCGATGCGTCTGGCATCAGCTGACGAGGAAGACTATGTGCCTTCGACGGATTCGAATGCGCAAAAGCTGATGGAGGCGCTGGGTTTTTCTTTTGGTGAAGAGTCCGGTCAGCTGGACGTTGGTGCTGGAAGCGAAGGGGAAAATTCGCGTTTTACCCTGAATGGTCATACGACGGAACGGGCTTCGAATAGTTTTACGATTAATGGGATTAACTATGAGCTAAATGGGACGACGTCTGGGGATGAGAGGATTTCGATTACGGCGCAGACGGATACGGATGCGATTATGGATCAGATTCTGGAGTTTGTGGAGGAGTATAATGAGCTTGTGGATACGATTAATGGGACTTTGCGTGAGGAGCGGTTTCGTGATTATCATCCGTTGAGTGATGAGGAGCGGCGTGCGATGACGGAGCGTGAGGTTGAGATGTGGGAGGAGAAGGCGCAGAGTGGTTTGTTGCGGCGTGATCCTGCGTTGAGTTCGGCGCTGAGTCAGATGCGGATGTCGATGTTTAGTGGATTGGGCGATGAGGCGACGAGTGTGTTTAATGATTTGTCGGAGATTGGGCTTGTGAGTTCGCCGGATTATATGGATGGCGGGAAGATTATTTTGGATACGAATAGTCGGACGATGCCGGATGGGCAGCGTTTGAATGGTGAGGATCGATTGCGGGCGGCAATTGAGAGTGATCCTGAGGAGTTGTATCAGTTTTTTATGGGGAATGGTGATTCTCCTGCGGATGAGGGTGTGTTGCGTAAGTTGCGTGGGACGTTGGATACGACGATTGATCGTGTGACTGAACGCGCGGGGCGTGAAGGGCGGACACAACAGTCGTATTCGCTCGGACGCGAGATGATGGGTATGGATGATCGGATTTCGAATTTTGAGCGTAGGTTGCAACAGACGGAACAGCGTTATTGGAATGAGTTTTCGGCGTTGGAGCGGGCGATGGCTGAGGCGAATGCTCAGGCTGAGCAAATGTTCTCGATGCTTGGCGGCGGTGGCGGTATGGGCATGTAG
- a CDS encoding flagellar protein FlaG: MDVKPAGTISVNDLFSKVRDDSRTHEKNSQGWTTESDRADTEKKAWSEKGLTEKLDSLNKLSELQMTSVQFEKHEALDRMFVKVVDRDTKEVVKEIPPEEFLDMISSMLEFAGIIIDEKI, encoded by the coding sequence ATGGATGTGAAGCCAGCGGGGACGATTTCGGTGAATGATCTTTTTTCGAAGGTTCGTGACGATAGTCGTACTCATGAGAAAAATAGTCAGGGATGGACAACAGAGTCTGATCGTGCCGACACTGAGAAAAAAGCGTGGTCAGAAAAGGGTTTGACGGAGAAGTTGGATTCCCTTAATAAGCTTTCGGAGCTTCAGATGACGAGTGTGCAGTTTGAGAAGCATGAAGCTTTAGATCGGATGTTTGTGAAGGTAGTTGATCGTGATACGAAAGAGGTTGTGAAGGAGATTCCGCCTGAGGAGTTTTTGGATATGATTTCTTCAATGCTTGAATTTGCGGGGATTATTATTGACGAAAAAATATAA
- the fliS gene encoding flagellar export chaperone FliS: protein MAMRNPYANYQQKNVQTKTPGELTLMLYEGCIKFIKRGEKAIDEGNVEAKNENLIKAQNIIRELMVTLKVETDVAQNMLQMYDFILSRLVDANTKNDVKALKEAERFVVEFRDTWKEVIKIDRKRRHGGGVRG, encoded by the coding sequence ATGGCGATGAGGAATCCTTATGCAAATTATCAGCAGAAGAATGTGCAGACGAAAACGCCTGGTGAATTGACGTTGATGTTATATGAAGGGTGCATTAAGTTTATCAAGCGCGGTGAGAAGGCGATTGATGAGGGGAATGTGGAAGCGAAGAACGAGAATTTGATTAAGGCGCAGAATATTATTCGTGAGCTGATGGTGACGTTAAAGGTGGAGACGGATGTGGCGCAGAATATGCTGCAGATGTATGATTTTATTTTGTCTCGCTTGGTGGATGCGAATACGAAAAATGATGTGAAGGCGTTGAAGGAAGCGGAGCGGTTTGTTGTTGAGTTTCGTGATACGTGGAAAGAAGTGATCAAGATTGATCGAAAGCGTCGTCATGGTGGGGGAGTGCGAGGATAA
- a CDS encoding S8 family serine peptidase has protein sequence MIFLPTKRSMRLWVVWTMIFALMVPLLLPQHAGAQASDVSTSYLNDTDKSAAVEVSSDIMNEFEKEEYVSFLIKMKDQVDTEKVAADVASNNIQVANTSDVTLAQRTAIVSELRSTSMESQVELKDFLAKEEDSGNVKSIRSFYIVNGLEVVATKEVLESLKGFSEIAEITPNEETFLLDSGGPDLQAENAPTDTPKTADADTEWNIEQIGAPDVWDMGVDGQGIVVGNIDTGVQWDHPSFQHTYRGYDAATDSVDHTFSFFDATSNGNEEAYDDHGHGTHVNGTIVGGEEDGSNKVGVAPGAQWIAAKALSATGGGTQGDLLAAGEWMLAPTDADGNPHPEQAPDVVNNSWGGAGGLNEWYRPMVQNWRAAGILPVFAAGNTAGPGTVGVPANYPESYAVGATDSNENLASFSSQGPSPYDEMKPEVSAPGVNVRSAVPGSGYEGGWNGTSMAAPHVAGLTALLLQVNSDLSLEDLAEIMESTATPRTNDQYPESPNNGFGHGIINAYDAVMSVMDGIGYISGNVLQDGEDTEPPTYEHSAPEETYEGLNLPLEIHVQDNVSITDVTLSFEEDGEWHELEADRTSGDYRDAIYEVSIPGSDIDAPAVEYFFTIDDFGGNTVETDVYEVAVNEAISTGYHQDFESTPIGWMSFGEEDSWAWGEPTSGPNGAYTGDNVYATNLAGDYANHMNATLIMPPVQVPDEGDFYLEYKEWFNFETNYDYGYLVVSTDGMDTWETLHTVNGESGDWVDASIDLSEYAGERIVVGFNAYSDFIIVRPGWYIDHVSLTDEATGTDDIGGSIGIVDSNIGFNQMMAPMNNIGAINAPGLLKKKTDPSKHVTPPGKDADFTPPGHKDGHPGKGKGRDGKSDDEDPEVSSGLPLSATVSVLESGRSAQTSPSDGSFNIMHPSGDFTVRAEAYGFYATEESVSLEEDETAEVSFILDELDQGTVSGTVSNDATDEPVEGATLLLKEDPRVAPASTDADGAFSIDAYEGTYTLQAFAPGYYSAEAEVTIVGDEVYTEDISLTPFVGYPGEIAYDDGTAENARAFFDAGNGWAVRMSLDDGQDSAMITGGLFRFWDTEWPVPGGTEFQVAVYDANGPDGAPGDQIAGPFDAEALRDGSWTHVDLESEGIIVEDDFYMMYIQTHPNPDTPGLATDEDGPYSDRNWQYVGGSFTKSPESEGNYMIRAQVNYEVSVPAIDSPEDGAFTNEDAVAVDGQASPNVNVHISNNGEEVAETTADDSGNFTVDVSLEDGENVLTAAASTDAGRTGESETVTIILDQEAPELVIESPADGDLINREAITVTGTASDDNLASVQINGQDASVDEEGNFSHRMLVDEGENEINVTALDQAGNTSEETITIHANFGDYELTNVTPEEDLDLNAGESVLISFEAEEGLDATFVVRMPLTNLPSAQQDNATELPMQETSPGYYVGYYTATSNVEADGAEVEVIARDDYGNEVRALADGKLFINVE, from the coding sequence GTGATTTTTTTGCCTACGAAACGTAGCATGCGCTTGTGGGTTGTCTGGACGATGATCTTCGCGCTTATGGTGCCTTTGTTGCTTCCACAACATGCGGGAGCTCAGGCAAGTGATGTATCAACGTCTTACCTTAATGACACGGATAAATCCGCTGCGGTTGAGGTTAGCAGTGATATCATGAACGAATTTGAAAAAGAAGAGTATGTTTCTTTCTTAATTAAAATGAAAGACCAAGTAGATACAGAGAAAGTAGCGGCTGACGTAGCTAGCAATAATATCCAGGTGGCTAACACGTCTGATGTAACGCTTGCTCAACGTACAGCGATAGTTTCTGAACTTCGCTCAACGTCAATGGAGTCTCAAGTAGAACTAAAGGACTTCCTCGCTAAAGAAGAAGATTCCGGTAATGTAAAAAGCATCCGTTCTTTTTACATTGTCAATGGTCTTGAAGTAGTCGCAACAAAAGAAGTTCTTGAGTCTTTGAAAGGATTTTCAGAGATTGCGGAAATCACGCCTAACGAAGAGACATTCCTCCTCGACTCTGGAGGACCTGACCTACAAGCTGAAAATGCTCCAACTGACACACCAAAGACAGCTGATGCAGACACTGAGTGGAACATCGAGCAAATCGGTGCTCCTGATGTTTGGGACATGGGCGTTGATGGCCAGGGAATCGTCGTAGGTAACATCGACACTGGTGTACAATGGGATCACCCATCATTCCAGCACACGTACCGAGGATACGATGCGGCAACAGATTCTGTTGATCACACGTTCAGCTTCTTTGATGCAACGTCAAACGGTAACGAAGAAGCGTATGACGACCATGGTCATGGTACCCACGTTAACGGTACTATCGTCGGTGGTGAGGAAGATGGTTCAAACAAAGTTGGTGTAGCTCCAGGTGCCCAGTGGATAGCAGCCAAAGCGCTCTCAGCTACTGGTGGTGGAACTCAAGGGGACCTTCTTGCAGCTGGTGAGTGGATGCTCGCTCCAACAGATGCAGATGGAAACCCACACCCTGAGCAGGCGCCTGATGTAGTGAACAACTCTTGGGGAGGTGCAGGTGGACTTAACGAATGGTACCGACCAATGGTTCAAAACTGGCGTGCTGCTGGTATCTTACCGGTTTTTGCAGCAGGAAACACAGCTGGTCCAGGAACAGTAGGTGTCCCGGCGAACTACCCTGAATCTTACGCTGTAGGGGCAACTGATTCCAACGAGAATCTTGCTAGTTTCTCTTCACAAGGTCCATCTCCATACGATGAAATGAAACCAGAAGTAAGTGCACCTGGCGTAAACGTACGCTCTGCAGTTCCAGGCTCTGGATATGAAGGCGGGTGGAACGGAACTTCCATGGCAGCACCTCACGTCGCAGGGCTTACAGCACTTCTTCTTCAGGTGAATTCTGACCTTTCACTAGAAGACCTTGCAGAAATTATGGAAAGCACAGCTACACCACGTACGAATGACCAATACCCGGAATCTCCAAATAATGGATTCGGCCATGGGATCATTAACGCTTATGATGCAGTAATGAGCGTCATGGACGGTATCGGTTACATCTCCGGAAACGTACTTCAGGATGGTGAAGACACTGAGCCTCCAACGTACGAGCATTCAGCTCCGGAAGAAACTTATGAAGGTCTAAACCTCCCACTTGAAATTCACGTTCAAGACAACGTGAGTATCACAGATGTTACTCTTTCTTTTGAAGAAGACGGCGAATGGCACGAGCTTGAAGCTGATCGTACAAGTGGTGACTACCGCGACGCTATTTATGAAGTATCCATCCCGGGTAGCGACATCGACGCGCCGGCCGTTGAATACTTCTTTACAATCGACGACTTCGGTGGAAACACAGTTGAAACCGACGTTTACGAAGTAGCTGTTAATGAAGCCATCTCTACAGGTTATCACCAGGACTTCGAAAGCACACCAATCGGATGGATGAGCTTTGGTGAAGAAGACAGTTGGGCATGGGGCGAGCCGACATCAGGTCCAAACGGCGCCTACACTGGCGACAATGTGTATGCTACGAACCTAGCTGGCGACTACGCGAACCACATGAACGCCACACTCATCATGCCACCTGTACAAGTTCCTGACGAAGGTGATTTCTACCTTGAATACAAAGAATGGTTCAACTTTGAAACAAACTACGACTATGGTTACCTTGTCGTTTCCACAGACGGCATGGACACGTGGGAAACACTCCACACCGTTAACGGTGAATCTGGAGACTGGGTTGATGCATCCATCGACCTTAGCGAATACGCTGGTGAGCGCATCGTTGTCGGCTTCAACGCCTACTCCGATTTCATCATTGTCCGCCCGGGCTGGTACATCGACCATGTCTCATTAACTGACGAAGCAACCGGCACTGACGATATCGGTGGATCGATTGGCATCGTTGACTCCAACATTGGCTTTAATCAGATGATGGCTCCGATGAATAATATAGGTGCAATCAATGCTCCTGGATTGTTAAAAAAGAAAACAGACCCGTCCAAACACGTTACGCCTCCTGGAAAAGATGCTGACTTTACGCCACCAGGTCATAAAGACGGTCATCCTGGAAAAGGCAAAGGTCGCGACGGTAAATCTGACGATGAAGATCCTGAAGTATCAAGTGGTCTTCCACTATCTGCAACCGTATCGGTTCTTGAATCTGGACGTTCCGCGCAAACGAGTCCATCTGACGGAAGCTTTAACATAATGCACCCATCAGGAGACTTCACCGTTCGCGCCGAAGCATACGGTTTCTATGCTACTGAGGAAAGTGTTTCATTAGAAGAAGACGAAACTGCAGAAGTAAGCTTTATCCTTGACGAATTAGATCAAGGTACTGTGTCTGGTACTGTGTCAAACGATGCAACAGACGAACCCGTTGAAGGAGCAACATTATTGTTAAAAGAAGATCCACGTGTCGCTCCAGCTTCCACTGACGCAGACGGGGCGTTCTCCATTGATGCATACGAAGGAACATACACTCTACAAGCGTTCGCACCTGGCTACTACAGTGCAGAAGCTGAAGTAACGATTGTTGGAGATGAGGTTTATACTGAAGACATTAGCCTTACACCTTTCGTAGGATACCCTGGAGAAATTGCCTATGACGACGGTACAGCTGAAAATGCCCGCGCATTTTTTGACGCTGGTAACGGTTGGGCTGTAAGAATGTCTCTTGATGACGGTCAAGATAGTGCGATGATTACAGGTGGTTTGTTCCGATTCTGGGATACTGAATGGCCAGTACCAGGCGGAACAGAATTCCAAGTAGCCGTCTATGATGCAAACGGTCCAGACGGTGCTCCTGGAGACCAAATCGCAGGTCCATTTGATGCTGAAGCATTACGCGACGGATCTTGGACACATGTAGATTTGGAATCTGAAGGCATCATTGTTGAAGACGACTTCTACATGATGTACATTCAAACTCATCCAAACCCTGACACACCAGGTCTTGCTACCGATGAAGACGGCCCCTATTCAGACCGTAACTGGCAGTATGTTGGCGGATCGTTCACGAAATCTCCTGAATCAGAAGGGAACTACATGATTCGTGCACAAGTAAACTATGAAGTTTCCGTACCAGCCATAGATTCTCCAGAAGATGGAGCGTTTACGAACGAAGACGCAGTAGCCGTTGACGGACAAGCGTCACCAAACGTAAATGTTCATATCTCCAATAACGGAGAAGAAGTTGCTGAAACAACAGCTGATGATTCTGGTAATTTCACTGTTGACGTATCACTAGAAGATGGAGAAAACGTCCTCACTGCTGCCGCTAGCACGGATGCAGGACGTACAGGAGAATCAGAAACTGTTACAATAATTCTTGACCAAGAAGCACCTGAGTTAGTCATTGAAAGTCCTGCTGACGGTGACCTCATCAACCGTGAAGCAATCACAGTTACAGGTACCGCATCAGACGATAACTTGGCAAGCGTACAAATTAACGGTCAAGATGCAAGCGTCGATGAAGAAGGAAACTTCTCACACCGCATGCTCGTTGATGAAGGTGAAAATGAAATCAATGTCACCGCCCTTGACCAAGCAGGTAACACTAGCGAAGAAACCATTACGATTCACGCAAACTTTGGGGATTACGAGCTTACGAATGTGACACCAGAAGAAGACCTTGATCTCAACGCTGGTGAATCAGTACTCATAAGCTTCGAAGCTGAAGAAGGCTTAGACGCAACCTTCGTGGTCCGTATGCCGCTCACAAACCTACCATCGGCGCAACAGGATAACGCTACTGAACTCCCGATGCAAGAAACATCACCTGGTTACTATGTAGGCTACTACACAGCAACCTCTAACGTTGAAGCAGATGGTGCAGAAGTTGAAGTCATCGCTCGTGACGACTACGGTAACGAAGTCCGCGCACTAGCAGACGGTAAATTATTCATTAACGTAGAATAA
- a CDS encoding Na+/H+ antiporter family protein, with protein sequence MLNPVVISVLVMVILSLFRVNVFLAILIAAITAGLTASLSITETIDLLVSGMGGQANTALSYILLGGFAVMIGYSGVTGFLVKRLVNVLKGKRSMMLLTIAGVACLSQNVVPVHIAFIPILIPPLLHLFDKMKIDRRGVAMSLTFGLKAPYIMLPAGFGLIFHGIIADEMTANGMEMAIGQVPMAMLFPGVGMIVGLLIAVFITYRKDREPNEKVGVGGSAVDETAATVEDVKFSKEHMFTIIAIVAALTVQLMFDSLVLGALTGIILLFALRVVPFKKGDQIVNDGIKMMGMIAFVMLTASGYATILKETGAVDSLVSATSGVLGDNRLVIALVLIMVGLVITMGIGSSFGTIPIIAALYVPLCAAVGFSPLATAALIGSAAALGDAGSPASDSTLGPTAGLNADGGHHHIWDTCVPTFLHYNIPIMIFGIIAAMVL encoded by the coding sequence ATGTTAAATCCAGTAGTCATCTCCGTCTTAGTGATGGTTATTTTAAGTTTGTTCAGAGTTAACGTGTTCCTAGCGATCTTGATTGCTGCAATTACAGCAGGTTTAACCGCATCATTGTCCATTACTGAAACTATTGATCTATTAGTTTCTGGTATGGGAGGACAAGCTAACACCGCATTAAGTTATATTTTACTTGGTGGATTTGCTGTTATGATCGGTTATTCAGGAGTTACTGGCTTTTTGGTCAAACGTTTGGTCAATGTTTTAAAGGGAAAACGTTCAATGATGTTATTAACTATCGCAGGGGTTGCTTGTTTATCACAAAACGTAGTTCCTGTTCATATTGCTTTTATTCCAATTCTTATTCCGCCACTCTTACATCTTTTTGACAAAATGAAAATAGATCGTCGTGGAGTAGCCATGTCATTAACCTTTGGATTAAAAGCCCCGTACATTATGTTGCCAGCAGGGTTTGGTTTAATCTTTCACGGAATCATTGCAGATGAAATGACAGCAAATGGAATGGAAATGGCGATTGGTCAAGTACCGATGGCAATGTTATTCCCAGGCGTTGGAATGATTGTAGGTTTATTAATTGCCGTATTTATTACTTATCGTAAAGATCGTGAGCCAAATGAGAAAGTTGGAGTCGGTGGAAGTGCAGTGGATGAAACAGCCGCAACGGTGGAGGATGTGAAATTTTCAAAAGAACATATGTTTACAATTATTGCAATTGTAGCTGCACTTACCGTTCAATTAATGTTTGATTCTCTCGTTCTTGGTGCATTGACGGGTATTATTCTATTGTTTGCTCTACGAGTTGTCCCATTCAAAAAAGGAGACCAAATTGTGAATGACGGTATCAAGATGATGGGAATGATCGCCTTTGTAATGCTAACCGCTTCTGGTTATGCAACAATTCTCAAAGAGACAGGAGCAGTTGATTCACTCGTTTCTGCAACATCAGGGGTGCTTGGTGACAATAGACTGGTTATAGCACTCGTATTAATTATGGTTGGTTTAGTTATTACGATGGGAATTGGTTCATCTTTCGGTACGATTCCAATTATTGCAGCACTTTATGTTCCACTATGTGCCGCAGTGGGGTTCTCACCACTTGCAACCGCAGCATTGATCGGTTCAGCAGCTGCACTTGGGGATGCTGGTTCACCGGCATCAGACAGTACACTTGGCCCAACAGCAGGGTTGAACGCAGATGGAGGGCATCATCATATTTGGGACACATGTGTGCCAACATTTTTACATTACAATATCCCGATCATGATCTTCGGTATCATTGCCGCAATGGTTCTTTAA
- a CDS encoding ROK family protein — MKGQLDRVDFERMKTIGIDLGGTSVRVALVDEAGAILTQEKTATESEKGVEAFLEKVAGMVERVIGEEEVSEIGLGSPGPLNPFDGVILDPPNLVGWENVKLKALLEARTGLRVTLDNDANAAALAEAKVGAGKAEESLVYITVSTGVGAGIILGGNLYVGAQGNAGEIGNMVVQPGGRAQGNLNAGSLEGLASGTAIGRMGEEILGATGDAKEVFDRAMKGEEAAKKIIDEAVGFLAIGVANLANSFNPSVFVFGGGVMQQEMVLPLLTEKVRTMLYPSMKRHLNLRKADLGTEAGVIGAAFLPRVSRLK; from the coding sequence ATGAAGGGTCAGTTGGATAGAGTTGATTTCGAGCGGATGAAAACGATTGGGATTGATTTAGGTGGTACGAGTGTGAGAGTGGCTTTAGTGGATGAGGCTGGTGCAATTCTTACACAGGAGAAGACTGCGACGGAATCGGAAAAGGGCGTGGAAGCTTTTTTAGAGAAGGTTGCGGGGATGGTGGAGCGTGTGATAGGAGAGGAAGAGGTTTCGGAGATCGGACTAGGTTCTCCGGGGCCTTTGAACCCTTTTGATGGCGTTATTTTGGACCCACCGAATTTGGTTGGCTGGGAGAATGTGAAATTAAAAGCGTTGTTAGAGGCAAGAACGGGACTGCGGGTGACATTAGATAATGATGCAAATGCGGCTGCTTTAGCTGAAGCGAAAGTAGGGGCTGGAAAAGCAGAGGAAAGTTTAGTATACATAACGGTGAGTACAGGTGTAGGTGCGGGTATTATTTTAGGTGGGAATTTGTATGTAGGTGCCCAAGGAAATGCTGGTGAGATCGGGAATATGGTCGTGCAACCAGGAGGTCGTGCTCAAGGTAATTTGAATGCCGGTTCACTTGAAGGCCTAGCTTCTGGTACAGCGATTGGTCGTATGGGTGAGGAAATACTCGGAGCAACAGGTGATGCGAAAGAGGTATTTGACCGGGCTATGAAAGGTGAGGAAGCTGCGAAAAAAATCATTGATGAAGCTGTTGGTTTTTTAGCGATTGGTGTAGCAAATCTAGCAAACAGTTTTAACCCATCTGTCTTTGTGTTTGGTGGCGGGGTAATGCAGCAGGAAATGGTGTTGCCGCTGTTAACGGAGAAGGTAAGAACGATGCTTTATCCAAGTATGAAGAGGCATTTGAATTTGAGAAAGGCAGATTTGGGGACGGAAGCTGGTGTCATTGGTGCTGCGTTCCTTCCGAGAGTGAGCCGGCTTAAGTAG
- a CDS encoding sodium/proline symporter yields the protein MDITAHPLTVTVLVLYLLLLVVIGVMSSRKSSRGLTDFFLAGRQLNKWTVALSAVSSGRSAWLVLGVTGTAYLTGLNAVWAVAGYITVEVFMFFFVARRFRTFSEKTGSITVPDILESRLGDKTKIIRLVSSLIILFFMVAYVGSQLVAGGTAFSGSLGISTSQGMWLTAAIIFLYTILGGFHAVSKTDVLQIGFMFFSLIILPIVAIIQLGGFGPVLDSMQAEGGGFTSPFAFAFGAIIGLLGIGFGSPGNPHIIIRYMSLKNVKEMRQAALIATFWNVIMGWGAIMVGLIGRVYFPSVDMLPNENNEQIFTSLGAEVLNPFFAGILLVAVLAAIMSSADSQLLVGASAVVRDIYDKMFAKGKEISQRKLIMYSRLVIVVLMALAIWLASSATDFVFWMVLFAFGGLGACFGPALILTFYWKGLTRAGVLTGMISGLLTVIMVAEQPQWTYAIIDVHAFLENYFFGITYEAVPGFLVATFFTIVVSLFTKKPANADTMVDDMKRVG from the coding sequence ATGGACATTACTGCACATCCATTAACTGTTACTGTACTCGTACTTTATTTATTACTATTAGTCGTCATAGGCGTCATGAGCTCGCGGAAAAGCTCCCGCGGATTAACAGACTTTTTCCTCGCAGGACGTCAACTAAACAAATGGACCGTTGCTCTTTCGGCCGTCAGCTCGGGACGTAGTGCCTGGCTTGTGTTAGGCGTTACCGGAACCGCATACTTAACAGGCCTAAATGCTGTATGGGCAGTAGCAGGCTACATAACCGTAGAAGTATTTATGTTTTTCTTTGTAGCACGACGCTTTCGAACCTTTAGTGAAAAAACAGGAAGCATTACCGTTCCTGACATTCTCGAAAGTCGTCTCGGAGACAAAACAAAAATCATTCGACTTGTCAGTTCCTTGATCATTCTCTTTTTCATGGTCGCTTATGTAGGAAGCCAACTTGTTGCAGGCGGGACTGCTTTTTCCGGAAGCTTAGGCATCTCTACTTCACAAGGCATGTGGCTAACAGCTGCTATCATTTTTCTTTACACCATCCTAGGCGGCTTTCACGCTGTAAGTAAGACAGACGTCCTGCAAATCGGCTTTATGTTTTTCTCTCTCATTATTTTACCGATTGTCGCCATCATTCAACTCGGCGGTTTTGGTCCCGTCCTTGATTCTATGCAAGCAGAAGGCGGCGGCTTTACGAGCCCATTTGCGTTTGCGTTTGGTGCCATCATTGGTTTACTCGGAATCGGATTTGGGAGCCCCGGAAACCCGCATATCATCATTCGCTATATGAGTTTAAAAAATGTCAAAGAAATGCGCCAAGCTGCACTCATCGCTACGTTTTGGAATGTCATTATGGGTTGGGGAGCAATCATGGTTGGCCTCATTGGTCGCGTTTACTTCCCGTCTGTAGATATGCTACCAAACGAAAACAACGAGCAAATCTTCACTTCTCTAGGAGCCGAAGTTCTAAATCCTTTTTTTGCCGGCATCCTCCTCGTTGCGGTTTTAGCAGCCATTATGAGTAGCGCCGACAGCCAGCTTCTCGTAGGCGCAAGTGCTGTCGTTCGTGACATCTATGACAAAATGTTTGCAAAAGGAAAAGAAATTTCCCAACGTAAGCTCATTATGTACAGCCGACTCGTCATCGTCGTATTAATGGCACTTGCCATTTGGCTAGCATCTTCAGCGACGGATTTCGTATTCTGGATGGTACTCTTCGCTTTCGGAGGCCTCGGCGCTTGTTTCGGCCCCGCCCTGATTCTCACTTTTTACTGGAAAGGACTCACAAGAGCCGGCGTCTTAACTGGTATGATAAGCGGTCTCCTCACTGTCATCATGGTAGCCGAACAACCGCAATGGACGTACGCAATCATCGACGTCCACGCTTTTTTAGAAAACTACTTCTTCGGCATCACATACGAAGCCGTCCCAGGATTTCTCGTCGCCACCTTCTTTACAATAGTTGTCAGCCTCTTCACCAAAAAACCAGCCAACGCCGACACCATGGTCGACGACATGAAGCGCGTAGGATAA